One Bradyrhizobium sp. CCGB12 genomic window carries:
- the trbJ gene encoding P-type conjugative transfer protein TrbJ, with translation MRRLGLLAAAGTVALVLGVTVPARAQWIVFDPNNYVQNVLTAARELQQISNQITSLQNEAQMLINQAKNLANLPYSSLQQLQSSIQRTQQLLAQAQRIAYDVQQIDRAFSTTYAPVTGSQSNQVFITNAQSRWQNSVAALQDSLRVQAGIVGNLETNRIQTSALVTSSQGASGALQATQAGNQILALQAQQLADLTAAVAAQGRAQSLEAAQRASAQDQGREQLRRFLTPGQGYQSQDVRMFH, from the coding sequence ATGAGGCGACTTGGCCTATTGGCGGCCGCTGGCACAGTCGCGCTGGTGCTTGGCGTCACGGTGCCCGCACGGGCGCAGTGGATCGTGTTTGATCCCAACAATTACGTCCAGAATGTCCTGACCGCCGCGCGGGAGCTCCAGCAAATCAGCAACCAGATCACCTCGTTGCAGAACGAGGCACAGATGCTGATCAATCAGGCCAAGAATCTGGCAAACCTGCCGTATTCGTCGCTGCAGCAACTGCAATCATCGATCCAACGGACCCAGCAATTGCTGGCCCAGGCACAGCGCATCGCCTACGACGTCCAGCAGATCGATCGCGCGTTCTCGACCACCTATGCGCCGGTCACCGGCAGCCAGTCCAACCAGGTTTTTATCACCAACGCTCAATCGCGGTGGCAGAATTCTGTCGCTGCTTTGCAGGATTCACTCCGTGTCCAGGCCGGAATCGTCGGCAACCTCGAAACGAACCGCATCCAAACGTCAGCGCTCGTAACATCAAGTCAGGGTGCCAGTGGCGCCCTGCAAGCAACCCAGGCCGGCAATCAGATCCTCGCGCTTCAAGCGCAACAACTCGCCGATCTCACGGCTGCCGTGGCGGCGCAGGGCAGGGCGCAGAGCCTTGAAGCAGCTCAGCGCGCCTCGGCCCAGGATCAGGGGCGAGAACAGCTCAGGCGGTTCCTGACCCCCGGGCAGGGCTATCAGTCCCAAGACGTGCGGATGTTCCACTGA
- the trbK-alt gene encoding putative entry exclusion protein TrbK-alt, with the protein MTDVRAFKAVSLLTTIGVFAVAACTIQLRGGEVSPPPPKAEQTTGATSSDLARCRSVTPEDAAGYQLCKRVWDENRRRFFGKKDGPAVPGRDDSAAGLVPAPKDQSRMPQGYPPLATPDASKP; encoded by the coding sequence ATGACCGATGTAAGAGCGTTCAAGGCGGTGTCGCTGCTTACGACAATCGGCGTATTCGCCGTCGCTGCCTGCACGATTCAGCTTCGTGGTGGAGAGGTATCTCCGCCGCCGCCCAAGGCTGAGCAGACGACAGGTGCAACGAGCTCAGACCTCGCACGCTGCCGCAGCGTCACTCCGGAGGACGCGGCAGGCTATCAACTTTGCAAGCGGGTTTGGGACGAAAACCGGCGTCGCTTCTTTGGCAAGAAAGACGGTCCAGCGGTTCCTGGCCGCGATGATTCCGCCGCAGGCTTGGTGCCCGCCCCAAAGGATCAGAGTCGGATGCCGCAAGGATATCCGCCCCTGGCGACACCGGACGCGAGCAAGCCATGA